AATCCTAGCTTGAAGTCTTATTTGGATGAAGCAATGACAGATGGTTATGAGTCGGCTTTGGATCTAGTAGTGCGAGAAACTCCATTTGATTACAAGGATTTATCAAAAGAATGTCCTTATGCGATTGCTCAAGTTTTTGATGACAGTTTTCCTATTGGTGTAGATGTTTGATAAATAGGCGATCGCCCCTCAAAAAATCAATCAACCAGTGATCGCCTATCCATGCTCAACAAACAGCGATCGCCTATTTTTATATTAAAAAGAACCATTACGGAGTTGTTCTATAGCAATTTTGAAAGGTTCTATTTCGTTAAAACACAACCGATAGGTTTCTTCAGCATCAATACTAAAGTAATTGTGAGCAAGTATATTTCTTAATCCCTTAATCCCCTCCCAATCAATATTTAGGATGTTGCTCAAATAATTTCGGATTGATTAATTTATCAAGTTTCTGTGTGTTTTCACCAATCGCAACTAACATCATCGCGATCGCATCAAGGCGATCTAGTCCATCGTCATTACGAATAAAATCATACGCTGTGTCGATCCCAGAAAAACGGCGTTCAATCCTTCTAATTCCTTCTTGAATTTCTAAAAATAATTCTAAAAGCATTAAGCGATCATGCATATACAGCCTCACGATCAATTCGCGCTTTTAGATGCTTATTCATTCCGTACCAATATCGAATCACATCAACTTTTCTACCAAATCTTTTTTCTAATTCAATTTTTAAGTTAACTCGCTTTAAGATATTTGGCTTCATATCTACGACAATATCAATGTCACTATTCTCATTTGCTTCATTTCTTGCGACCGATCCGAAAACACCAATTTTGTTGACTTCATAACGAGTAGTCAAGTCTTCTTTTAGGGCGCTTAACTCGCTCAATATACTCTCTTTATCTAATGAATGTACAATCATTACTAGTACCTTTTTCGGGAAGAGATAATGGACTTCTATTGTACCATAACCAGCGATCGCCTATTCATCTCCATAACCAGCGATCGCCTATCCAATCACCACAACCAGCGCTCTAAAATGTAAATCAAACTGCGATCGCCTATCCAATCCTCACAAACAGTCATCAAAAGTTAAAGTATAGCGATCACCCCATTAGTAAAGTTTTTCATTAATCTCGTACATATTACATTGGAATAGTAGAAATCCCTTTGTATTGCTTCCACATTTCATTCCTTATTCCTCTCGCAATTTTAACTTTTTTTGTCTCTCCAACACTTGTTGTTAGAAAAATATTGAATGTGTTTATTCTGTAGAAGGCTATAATCGCATTCTTTGCAAATAAAAACTCATCACTGTTATCTATACTTTTAAAGAAATCTATAGGATGAAACACCTGACCTTGTTCTCCATCAGTTAGCTTGGCTGGAAGTTTTGTACATAAGAGAGAAAACCTTCTATCCATATGAGGAAATGTTATTTTCCTTTGAAGTCTTCCTAATGGATGTGATTTATGATGCCACTCAAAATAAGTAATAGTTACAGGTCTTGCTCCTATATTTATAAAACTAATCTGATAAGCCCAGCGATTAAGTGTTGTCGGATCATTGCCTGCGAGTTGAGCAATACTTAATCTAGCCTGAATTATGCATGACAAGGGGAACGAGAACAAGAAAAAGAGCCTAAAAGCTATTAGAATTAGGCTCTTCAGAATAATAATAGATGTATTTTCTCATGACAGAGTGTAATCAAGAAGCAAAGATCGAATTTTATAAAAAAAAGCGACTAGAAGTAAAGTTTAGTGGCGAACAATTGAGTAGTGAAGGTGGAATACTGCTGGTGAGACAAGCAGAAGAGAAAGTTAAAATTATCGAAGAGATGGCAGAGAGAA
This genomic stretch from Pseudanabaena galeata CCNP1313 harbors:
- a CDS encoding HepT-like ribonuclease domain-containing protein, with the protein product MSNILNIDWEGIKGLRNILAHNYFSIDAEETYRLCFNEIEPFKIAIEQLRNGSF
- a CDS encoding ribonuclease HepT family protein — encoded protein: MHDRLMLLELFLEIQEGIRRIERRFSGIDTAYDFIRNDDGLDRLDAIAMMLVAIGENTQKLDKLINPKLFEQHPKY
- a CDS encoding nucleotidyltransferase family protein; translation: MIVHSLDKESILSELSALKEDLTTRYEVNKIGVFGSVARNEANENSDIDIVVDMKPNILKRVNLKIELEKRFGRKVDVIRYWYGMNKHLKARIDREAVYA